The genomic interval ATTCTGGAATTGCCGCAATTACAGCTGTATTTTTAACACTTAAAGCAGGTGATCATGTTATTTTACCTGATGATGTTTATGGTGGTACTTTTCGATTAACTGAAAGTATCTTATCTCGGTTTAATATCTCATTCACAACTGTAGATGCGGAAGATGTTGATGCGATTCGTCGCGCTATTCAACCTTCAACACGCTTAATTTATGTGGAAACACCTTCAAATCCATTATTTAAAATTACAGATATTAGACAAGTTGCAGAACTCGCTCAAGCACATCAGATTCCCGTCGCCGTAGATAACACATTTATGACACCACTTGGTCAAAACCCTTTAGATCTAGGTGCAGATATTGTGATTCATAGTGCTACAAAATTTTTAGGCGGACATAGTGATGTTATCGCTGGTGCAGTAATTACTAATGACAAAGCAATTGCCGACGCACTGTACTTGATTCAAAACGGAACAGGTAGTGGCTTATCCGTATATGACAGTTGGACACTGACACAGCACATTAAAACATTGGATGTGCGTTTTCAACAATCAGTTAAAAATGCTAAAGCTGTCTCTCGCTTTTTAGAACAACATCCTGCTATTTCGCACGTCTATTATCCAGGAAATAGCACTGTTCATTTACAACAAGCACATAATGGGGGCGCTGTCCTCG from Staphylococcus sp. MI 10-1553 carries:
- the metC gene encoding cystathionine beta-lyase MetC, which codes for MKRTKQTELIHDINRGHKYKSANIPLYYSSTYHQQVLGGPYEYDYARSGNPNRELLETKLAQLENGQFGYAFNSGIAAITAVFLTLKAGDHVILPDDVYGGTFRLTESILSRFNISFTTVDAEDVDAIRRAIQPSTRLIYVETPSNPLFKITDIRQVAELAQAHQIPVAVDNTFMTPLGQNPLDLGADIVIHSATKFLGGHSDVIAGAVITNDKAIADALYLIQNGTGSGLSVYDSWTLTQHIKTLDVRFQQSVKNAKAVSRFLEQHPAISHVYYPGNSTVHLQQAHNGGAVLGFRLKDETYAQQFVDALTIPLVSLSLGGVETIISHPNTMSHASIPADIREARGITFGLFRLSVGIENVEELIADLDHALKGGYDASIVKSITKQSSSG